One genomic segment of Miscanthus floridulus cultivar M001 unplaced genomic scaffold, ASM1932011v1 fs_373_2_3, whole genome shotgun sequence includes these proteins:
- the LOC136531558 gene encoding uncharacterized protein codes for MPLPLPPPSSRTRDAVRKLLCPRSSRKCQVEAPALAPRKALKVSTSSTARWVVNAQAALWHGAASARANPKEPVAQGEATEAATKQAWEETPMPREAGALELGEAEAPSVAEATEGEAEAPRTSEVEVAEAGASRASKAEVADAGAPRTTEAEVTEAGAPRTTEAEVAEAGLGTAEPVA; via the exons ATGCCACTGCCGctgccaccgccgtcgtcgaggacgagggacgcggtgcggaagctattgtgtccccgttcgag CCGGAAGTGTCAGGTGGAAGCGCCCGCCCTGGCACCACGtaaggcactcaaggtgagcaccagctccaccgcccgatGGGTAGTGAACGCGCAGGCCGCCCTATGGCATGGCGCAGCATCGGCCAGGGccaacccgaaggagccggtcgcccaaggagaaGCTACCGAGGCGGCCACGAAGCAAGCGTGGGAGGAGACGCCTATGCCCCGCGAGGCCGGGGCCCTCGAGTTAGGTGAAGCCGAGGCGCCTtcagtcgctgaggccaccgagggtgaggccgaggcccctaggacctccgaggTCGAGGTGGCAGAGGCCGGGGCATCCAGGGCTTCCAAAGCTGAGGTGGCGGACGCCGGggctcctaggaccaccgaggccgaggtgacAGAGGCTGGTGCTCCCAGGACCACTGaggccgaggtggcagaggcTGGCTTGGGCACGGCGGAGCCGGTGGCCTAG